A part of Miscanthus floridulus cultivar M001 chromosome 6, ASM1932011v1, whole genome shotgun sequence genomic DNA contains:
- the LOC136458883 gene encoding alliin lyase-like — protein METAGGRQHATRGPAGLGLQLGLAYSSLLLNAIFLAHHFLSPSRLLLRDDGVGSSCGLTWSLQAAREAEAVAAVECSGHGQVFLDGIAGEDGRPGCECNSCFGGPDCSLRTPNCTADADSGNPLFLEPYWRRHAAASAVVFSGWHRMSYATTGRFQSVELERQIRRLHRAVGNAVADDKHLVFASGSLQLINALVHALSPDAMAAKPPSRVVAAAPYYPPYRSQTSMFDGREYRWAGTTALWTNASRTNSTDGFIEFVTSPNNPDALLREPVLCSSAAAIVDHAYYWPHFTHIPAAADEDIMMFTISKPSGHAGSRFGWALIRDDEVAQRALDYLSNSNMGASRDTQLRMLGIVRFMLANLHGEDDIFGFGHDVMRSRWLRLSAVVSRSRRISLQKIMPQYCTYFNRVREPSPAYAWVNCEREEDEDCYEALLKANIITRTGVEYEAGSRYTRISLLKSDDDFDVLMERLEDLVGAEKYDDAPNGSSSM, from the exons ATGGAGACGGCAGGTGGACGGCAGCATGCAACACGAGGACCTGCCGgcctcggcctccagctgggcctcGCCTACTCATCGCTGCTCCTCAACGCCATCTTCCTCGCGCACCACTTCCTCTCGCCGTCCCGGCTGCTGCTCCGTGACGACGGCGTTGGCAGCAGCTGCGGGCTCACCTGGTCTCTGCAGGCGGCCAGGGAGGCCGAGGCGGTGGCCGCCGTGGAGTGCTCGGGCCACGGGCAGGTGTTCCTCGATGGCATCGCCGGCGAGGACGGGCGGCCCGGATGCGAGTGCAACAGCTGCTTCGGCGGGCCGGACTGCTCCCTTCGCACGCCCAACTGCACCGCCGACGCCGACAG CGGGAACCCGCTGTTCTTGGAGCCGTACTGGCGGCGCCACGCGGCGGCCAGCGCCGTGGTGTTCTCCGGGTGGCACCGCATGAGCTACGCCACCACCGGCCGGTTCCAGTCCGTGGAGCTGGAGCGCCAGATCCGGCGCCTGCACAGGGCCGTGGGCAACGCCGTCGCAGACGACAAGCACCTGGTCTTCGCCAGCGGCTCGCTGCAGCTCATCAACGCGCTGGTGCACGCGCTGTCCCCGGACGCCATGGCCGCCAAGCCGCCGTCCAGAGTGGTCGCGGCCGCACCGTATTACCCG CCATACAGATCGCAAACCTCCATGTTCGACGGCCGCGAGTACAGGTGGGCCGGAACCACGGCCCTGTGGACCAACGCGTCACGGACGAACTCCACCGACGGCTTCATCGAGTTCGTCACGTCGCCTAACAACCCGGACGCCCTGCTCCGCGAGCCCGTCCTCTGCAGCTCGGCGGCGGCGATCGTCGACCACGCGTACTACTGGCCGCACTTCACGCACATCCCTGCGGCGGCCGACGAGGACATCATGATGTTCACCATCTCCAAGCCATCCGGGCATGCTGGCAGCAGATTCGG ATGGGCGCTGATCAGGGATGACGAGGTGGCCCAGAGGGCGTTAGACTACCTGTCAAACAGCAACATGGGTGCGTCCCGGGACACCCAGCTGCGGATGCTGGGGATCGTCAGGTTCATGCTGGCCAACCTGCACGGCGAGGACGACATCTTCGGCTTCGGGCACGACGTGATGCGCAGCAGATGGCTCAGGCTCAGCGCCGTCGTGTCGCGGTCCCGCCGCATCTCGCTGCAGAAGATCATGCCCCAGTACTGCACCTACTTCAACCGGGTCAGAGAGCCATCCCCAG CCTACGCATGGGTGAATTGCGAGAGGGAGGAAGACGAAGACTGCTATGAGGCGCTGCTGAAGGCGAATATCATCACGCGTACCGGCGTCGAGTATGAGGCGGGCAGCAGGTACACGAGGATCAGCCTCCTCAAGTCGGACGACGACTTCGACGTGCTCATGGAGAGGCTTGAAGATCTTGTCGGTGCCGAGAAGTACGACGACGCTCCCAACGGTTCCAGCTCAATGTGA